From a single Candidatus Hydrogenedentota bacterium genomic region:
- a CDS encoding biopolymer transporter ExbD: MKFGNRVSEELEGVQLAPLIDIVFITLLYFMTTTVYTAMESEIDVKLPTASQAQMDNRSQGEIFINLTSDGKIIVNDRELTLEQLQGVLDRVAELFPGGSIIIRGDKSAMLGRAIAILNCCKNADIDNVSFAALPEEPEGSS; encoded by the coding sequence ATGAAATTTGGCAATCGAGTCAGCGAAGAACTTGAGGGCGTGCAACTTGCTCCGCTTATCGACATCGTGTTCATTACTCTTCTCTATTTCATGACGACGACCGTGTATACGGCGATGGAGAGCGAGATCGATGTTAAGCTGCCGACGGCAAGCCAGGCCCAGATGGACAATCGCTCTCAGGGCGAGATCTTCATCAATCTGACCAGCGACGGCAAGATCATCGTGAATGATCGCGAGCTGACGTTGGAACAATTGCAGGGCGTTTTGGACCGTGTAGCCGAGCTGTTTCCCGGAGGCTCCATTATTATCCGCGGAGACAAGAGCGCCATGCTGGGCCGTGCAATTGCGATTCTCAATTGCTGCAAGAACGCCGATATTGACAACGTTTCGTTTGCAGCGCTGCCAGAGGAGCCCGAAGGGAGTTCGTGA
- a CDS encoding tetratricopeptide repeat protein: MSISIAHVMRTGGTFALLALVAFSSAAQDAEQAQIDIANGFFRRGFFEEAAAEYRAYLESYPEGQSVTTALYRLGESEYALKKYEDALKVYEQYLAKAPQGEESNRALLRKGELHYHLDQPDQAEAALTGLTGEAASPEVRAGALYYLGKLYYQKKDLPKSAAAFTTLAETFPDNPLAPFARYQLAFVYVAQNAFEKAASEFAEVASSNADNSLRAESQFRAAETYDQLGWYEPAIAAYQKLQADFPETPYARKAAYGYAWTLYHGGKCAEAIDAAKAFMTANPESPEIVGMKYLEANCLQFLEKYDDAIAVYKEIRDKFPDSEFAHRAHYKIAWSLFLKGDEETARAEIEQFLDANPQSQFAGEASFLLAGLLTKQKNYEDAFDLYRLIAEKYKDSEFGPEALFKQGEVLEALGRDQEAAGIFEQFAKTYPEHVLTEQAMLRIADKEFLQASFGEAIDKYKQILDTATEPSVREEMLYRTAITYHNMQKFKESADTFAQILEAFPAGPHVAEAHLRIADYLVREGNDSVKAIDSYSKAYEIDPKGPYAGRALKGLALARYETKDYATATDIFYRVVTEFPTAELNEQTYLWTANELFNAKKYDEATTVLQALLQAMPDYASPNRVRFKIAECRELAGKTEEALQLYQGIVAQAPQSTEAVESYFRMGKLLEAMNQMDKAFEMYQQAANTNTGDTAAQARFRIGEIQEAKGEFDAAARSYMRVAILFLHEELSPESLWRAGQCYEKANALEQAKKAYTETVEEFPESEQAAKARERLAALG; the protein is encoded by the coding sequence GTGAGCATATCCATTGCACATGTCATGAGAACGGGGGGCACGTTCGCCCTGCTGGCATTGGTTGCCTTCTCGAGCGCTGCCCAGGATGCCGAACAGGCCCAAATCGACATCGCCAACGGCTTTTTCCGCAGAGGGTTCTTTGAAGAAGCGGCCGCCGAGTACCGCGCGTATCTCGAAAGCTATCCGGAAGGTCAGAGTGTCACTACGGCGCTGTATCGCCTTGGGGAATCCGAGTATGCCCTGAAAAAGTACGAAGATGCCCTGAAAGTATACGAACAGTATCTGGCGAAGGCCCCTCAAGGCGAAGAGTCTAATCGCGCGCTGTTGCGCAAGGGTGAACTACATTATCATCTCGACCAGCCGGACCAGGCCGAGGCCGCACTGACCGGACTCACGGGGGAAGCCGCCTCGCCGGAGGTACGGGCGGGCGCCCTGTATTATCTGGGAAAGCTATACTATCAGAAAAAGGATTTGCCGAAATCCGCTGCGGCATTCACCACGCTCGCGGAAACGTTTCCAGATAACCCCCTGGCCCCCTTTGCGCGATATCAACTCGCATTTGTCTATGTCGCTCAGAACGCGTTCGAGAAGGCCGCCTCAGAATTCGCGGAGGTCGCATCTTCGAATGCTGACAATTCGCTTCGGGCAGAAAGCCAGTTTCGCGCCGCTGAGACCTATGACCAGCTCGGATGGTATGAACCTGCGATCGCTGCATACCAAAAACTTCAGGCCGATTTCCCCGAGACCCCCTACGCCCGGAAGGCGGCGTATGGGTATGCTTGGACCCTGTACCACGGGGGCAAATGCGCCGAGGCAATTGATGCGGCCAAGGCGTTTATGACCGCTAATCCGGAATCTCCTGAAATCGTGGGGATGAAGTATCTCGAAGCCAATTGTCTCCAGTTTCTCGAGAAGTACGATGACGCCATCGCGGTATACAAAGAGATCCGCGATAAATTTCCCGATTCGGAGTTTGCTCATCGCGCCCATTACAAGATTGCCTGGTCGCTTTTCCTGAAGGGCGATGAAGAGACTGCTCGCGCGGAGATCGAGCAGTTCCTGGATGCTAACCCCCAGTCACAATTTGCCGGAGAGGCCTCATTTCTTTTGGCCGGTCTCTTGACGAAGCAGAAGAATTACGAAGATGCCTTCGACCTGTACCGGTTGATTGCCGAGAAATATAAGGACAGCGAATTTGGCCCAGAAGCCTTGTTTAAACAGGGGGAGGTTCTGGAGGCGCTCGGCCGGGACCAGGAGGCGGCCGGGATATTCGAGCAATTTGCCAAGACCTACCCCGAGCATGTCTTGACCGAGCAGGCTATGTTGCGGATCGCCGATAAGGAATTCCTGCAGGCCTCATTTGGTGAGGCCATCGATAAGTACAAGCAGATCCTTGATACGGCCACCGAGCCCTCGGTTCGGGAAGAGATGCTCTATCGAACGGCGATCACCTACCACAATATGCAGAAGTTTAAGGAGAGCGCCGACACGTTCGCCCAGATTCTCGAAGCATTCCCGGCCGGGCCGCATGTCGCTGAGGCCCACTTGCGTATTGCGGACTACCTTGTCCGTGAAGGCAACGACTCCGTCAAGGCCATCGATTCTTACTCCAAAGCCTATGAAATCGACCCCAAGGGGCCGTATGCCGGCCGGGCATTGAAAGGGTTGGCGCTCGCCCGGTACGAGACCAAAGATTACGCAACGGCCACGGACATCTTCTATCGTGTGGTAACCGAATTTCCCACCGCCGAACTGAATGAACAGACGTATCTTTGGACCGCAAATGAGCTGTTCAACGCGAAAAAATACGATGAAGCAACCACGGTGTTGCAGGCTCTTCTGCAGGCTATGCCCGATTACGCGAGCCCCAACCGTGTCCGCTTCAAGATAGCCGAGTGCCGGGAACTGGCCGGCAAGACCGAAGAAGCCCTGCAACTGTATCAGGGCATCGTTGCGCAGGCGCCGCAGAGCACCGAGGCCGTCGAATCCTATTTTCGCATGGGCAAGTTGCTTGAGGCAATGAATCAAATGGACAAGGCCTTCGAGATGTATCAACAGGCTGCAAACACAAACACAGGCGATACGGCGGCGCAGGCACGGTTCCGCATCGGTGAAATCCAAGAGGCCAAGGGCGAGTTTGATGCGGCGGCACGCAGCTATATGCGAGTGGCCATTCTGTTCCTTCACGAAGAGTTGTCGCCGGAATCGCTCTGGCGGGCCGGCCAATGTTATGAGAAGGCCAACGCACTCGAACAGGCCAAGAAAGCGTATACCGAAACGGTAGAGGAATTCCCGGAATCCGAACAGGCAGCAAAGGCGCGGGAGCGTCTTGCCGCGCTAGGATAA
- a CDS encoding VWA domain-containing protein: MSIIISVLMHASLIALAPRVPVFQINAPAPQMVQRFRVRVAEDVPPLAREEVPEPTQELATRPGSIEELLTREREELPPSESRIGQDVSVPNLAQRVAAEPLNRTHDLQLDEAILKKVDARIIEISEETARQDIQIARRHVQPSPMRILEENEFPVMRTQGADLPEELLTLDPLNPGGGFGGAGDRIGPGAAGAAPNEPEKEQVPVPEGPLEPPEEKLAELPEVTDIGRREEIAKATAEAKEKYEFLDELVDIQIATYRSQKDPIGYFRLSIVPKAGQSMDVLPKDVTFVVDASSSIAQPKLDNTVKGLREALNRLRPEDRFNIVVFRDTAAGLERGFVNATPEEKQAAVRFVQGLRSYGKTDVYSAIGPVVEREPRKGVPGVVFIVTDGRPSAGMLDSRDIINAVTDKNAPRNTVLAYGGGNTVNQYLLDLLAFRNKGYSFVSATWDAMLSDLPQFFNTVNDPVLVDCQADYGRIVEESVFPKELPDFFKGQGVTVYGRYDPAKNKDFAMRLTGLAGDRNKEVIFKADLEEAQTGDASIAKDWALRKVYYLIGEMTRLGPQPELVAELDRLHKDYGLKTSYSN; encoded by the coding sequence TTGAGCATCATCATATCGGTGCTCATGCATGCATCGCTCATAGCGCTGGCTCCCCGGGTGCCTGTGTTTCAAATCAATGCTCCGGCCCCGCAGATGGTTCAGCGATTCCGGGTCCGGGTGGCTGAAGATGTTCCTCCACTCGCCCGGGAAGAAGTGCCCGAGCCGACCCAGGAACTGGCGACCCGGCCTGGTTCCATTGAGGAACTGCTGACACGTGAAAGGGAGGAACTGCCCCCCTCCGAATCACGTATTGGCCAAGATGTCAGCGTTCCCAATCTTGCTCAGCGCGTGGCGGCGGAGCCCTTAAACAGGACCCACGATCTGCAGCTCGATGAAGCGATCCTCAAGAAGGTGGACGCCCGCATTATCGAAATCTCCGAAGAAACCGCACGACAAGATATTCAAATCGCCCGCCGCCACGTGCAGCCCAGTCCCATGCGCATCCTGGAGGAGAACGAATTCCCTGTTATGCGCACGCAGGGGGCGGACCTCCCAGAGGAACTGTTGACGTTAGACCCTCTCAACCCGGGCGGCGGGTTCGGAGGAGCTGGCGATCGGATTGGCCCGGGAGCTGCGGGAGCAGCCCCGAATGAGCCTGAAAAGGAGCAAGTACCTGTCCCGGAAGGGCCGCTCGAACCTCCGGAGGAAAAACTCGCGGAACTGCCGGAAGTGACCGATATCGGCCGCCGCGAAGAAATCGCCAAAGCCACTGCCGAAGCTAAAGAGAAATACGAGTTTCTCGATGAGCTCGTCGACATCCAAATCGCGACGTACCGCAGCCAGAAGGATCCTATCGGCTATTTCAGGCTGAGTATTGTCCCTAAAGCAGGCCAGTCAATGGACGTCCTTCCGAAGGACGTGACCTTTGTTGTCGACGCTTCAAGCAGTATCGCCCAGCCCAAGCTCGACAATACGGTTAAAGGCCTGCGCGAGGCGTTGAACCGGCTGCGTCCCGAGGACCGGTTCAATATTGTCGTATTCCGAGATACGGCTGCAGGTCTCGAGCGCGGATTCGTTAATGCTACCCCCGAGGAAAAGCAGGCCGCGGTGCGCTTCGTGCAGGGTTTGCGCTCGTACGGGAAGACGGATGTGTACAGTGCCATCGGCCCTGTGGTCGAGAGGGAACCGCGGAAGGGGGTGCCAGGGGTCGTCTTTATCGTAACCGACGGGCGCCCCTCCGCGGGCATGCTCGACAGCCGTGACATCATCAATGCGGTCACTGACAAGAATGCGCCTCGAAACACCGTTCTCGCTTACGGGGGCGGCAATACGGTGAACCAATATCTGCTGGACCTTCTTGCGTTTCGAAACAAGGGATATTCGTTTGTCAGCGCCACATGGGACGCTATGCTCAGCGATCTGCCGCAGTTCTTCAACACCGTCAATGATCCCGTTCTGGTGGATTGCCAGGCCGACTACGGCCGGATAGTGGAAGAGAGCGTCTTTCCCAAGGAGCTTCCGGATTTCTTCAAAGGCCAGGGCGTCACCGTGTACGGCCGGTACGACCCCGCGAAGAACAAGGATTTCGCGATGCGCCTGACCGGCTTGGCCGGTGACCGTAACAAGGAGGTCATCTTCAAGGCCGACCTCGAAGAAGCACAAACCGGCGACGCGAGTATTGCCAAGGATTGGGCGCTGCGGAAAGTCTATTACCTCATTGGCGAAATGACCCGGCTGGGACCTCAGCCCGAACTGGTGGCCGAACTTGATCGGTTGCACAAGGATTACGGGCTGAAGACCAGCTACTCAAACTAG